Proteins encoded together in one Triticum dicoccoides isolate Atlit2015 ecotype Zavitan chromosome 7B, WEW_v2.0, whole genome shotgun sequence window:
- the LOC119338309 gene encoding probable galacturonosyltransferase 4 isoform X3: MAAARRWRRKCRTRDAVLALLIASVLAPLALYSGAPISPFSGPALTGSAFDRDPSNLISRNEAGKRLNALPQDTFDPVPKAASDTGANNVGNQGTQLGQNGGIQQVVMGSNIEMPGESRGSKDGGVRSVEEAKVSSHDTSITPEEGAQLTKQSGLTNFGAAGDNKVRAMHNAGDLNAHLDKNDEKSSQQITDSTSKESGAMITSSNTSYSPTSSDKTVLVLKDQLRRARRYIGFLPSRGNHGFVKDLRRRMRDIQQALSGTTIDRQLPKNVHKKIRAMESILTKIKQVHDNCAAAIDKLQTNLHWTENQLEANKQEATYTAQVAAKALPKRLHCLALRLTNEYYTSSSKNRHFPYQDKLEDPQLHHYALFSDNVLAAAVVVNSTLIHAKKPADHVFHIVTDKLNYAAMRMWFLVNPPVKAAIQVQKIDDFTWLNSSYSPVLKQLASQFMINYYFHTPQNKPDKNPKFRNPKYLSILNHLRFYLPEIFPKLNKVLFVDDDIVVQQDLSPLWSVDLKGRVNGAVKTCGEVFHRFDRYLNFSNPLIAKKFNRRACGWAYGMNMFDLSEWRRQNITAVYHYWQEQVSIRELLNDI, translated from the exons ATGGCcgcggcgcggcggtggcggcgaaaATGTAGGACGCGGGACGCAGTGCTGGCGCTGCTCATCGCCTCGGTGCTCGCGCCTCTCGCGCTCTACAGCGGCGCACCCATCTCCCCCTTCTCCGGCCCCGCCC TGACCGGGAGCGCCTTCGACCGTGATCCCTCCAATTTG ATTTCTCGGAATGAGGCGGGGAAGCGCCTGAACGCTCTGCCGCAG GACACATTTGATCCTGTACCGAAGGCTGCATCGGATACAGGAGCGAACAATGTAGGCAATCAGGGCACTCAACTGGGACAGAACGGTGGAATTCAGCAAGTTGTCATGGGAAGCAATATAGAGATGCCAGGTGAATCCAGGGGTAGTAAGGACGGCGGTGTGCGCAGTGTAGAAGAGGCGAAGGTGTCGTCACATGATACGAGTATTACTCCGGAGGAGGGTGCTCAGCTCACTAAACAGAGTGGCCTGACCAATTTTGGTGCAGCAGGGGATAACAAAGTTCGTGCAATGCACAATGCTGGAGATCTAAATGCCCATTTGGACAAG AATGATGAAAAATCATCTCAGCAAATTACAGACTCTACGTCAAAAGAGTCTGGTGCAATGATAACTAGTAGTAATACTAGTTATTCCCCAACTTCTTCAGATAAGACGGTACTTGTTCTTAAGGACCAGTTGAGAAGAGCGAGAAGATACATTGGATTTTTACCTTCTAGAGGCAATCATGGGTTTGTAAAGGATCTCCGAAGAAGGATGAGGGATATCCAGCAAGCACTGAGTGGTACAACCATCGATAGGCAGTTACCAAAGAA TGTCCATAAAAAAATTAGAGCGATGGAATCGATATTAACAAAGATCAAACAAGTCCATGATAACTGTGCAGCTGCTATTGATAAGCTACAAACAAACCTTcactggacagagaaccagctcgaGGCTAACAAGCAAGAGGCTACCTACACAGCACAGGTAGCAGCTAAAGCTCTGCCAAAGAGGCTTCATTGTCTTGCACTGCGGCTTACAAATGAGTACTATACATCCAGTTCCAAAAATAGGCATTTTCCATATCAAGACAAGTTGGAAGATCCGCAACTACATCACTATGCATTATTCTCTGACAATGTACTTGCCGCCGCTGTGGTTGTGAACTCAACTCTTATACATGCTAAG AAACCAGCAGACCATGTCTTCCATATTGTGACTGATAAGCTTAACTATGCTGCAATgaggatgtggtttttggtgaatcCCCCGGTTAAAGCTGCTATTCAGGTTCAGAAAATTGACGACTTTACATGGCTAAATTCGAGCTACAGTCCAGTTTTGAAGCAACTGGCGTCCCAGTTCATGATCAACTACTACTTCCATACTCCACAGAATAAACCTGATAAAAATCCCAAGTTCCGGAACCCCAAGTACCTGTCAATTCTCAATCACCTGAGGTTTTATCTTCCTGAGATCTTCCCAAAACTTAACAAGGTGTTATTTGTCGATGATGACATTGTAGTCCAGCAGGACTTAAGTCCACTTTGGTCGGTAGATCTCAAAGGCAGGGTTAATGGTGCTGTCAAAACCTGTGGTGAGGTTTTCCATAGGTTTGATAGGTACCTCAACTTCTCAAACCCTCTTATCGCCAAGAAGTTTAACCGACGTGCATGTGGGTGGGCATATGGCATGAACATGTTTGATTTGTCTGAGTGGAGAAGGCAGAATATTACTGCTGTGTATCACTACTGGCAAGAACAGGTGAGTATTCGTGAGCTTCTCAACGATATTTAA
- the LOC119338309 gene encoding probable galacturonosyltransferase 4 isoform X1, whose translation MAAARRWRRKCRTRDAVLALLIASVLAPLALYSGAPISPFSGPALTGSAFDRDPSNLISRNEAGKRLNALPQDTFDPVPKAASDTGANNVGNQGTQLGQNGGIQQVVMGSNIEMPGESRGSKDGGVRSVEEAKVSSHDTSITPEEGAQLTKQSGLTNFGAAGDNKVRAMHNAGDLNAHLDKNDEKSSQQITDSTSKESGAMITSSNTSYSPTSSDKTVLVLKDQLRRARRYIGFLPSRGNHGFVKDLRRRMRDIQQALSGTTIDRQLPKNVHKKIRAMESILTKIKQVHDNCAAAIDKLQTNLHWTENQLEANKQEATYTAQVAAKALPKRLHCLALRLTNEYYTSSSKNRHFPYQDKLEDPQLHHYALFSDNVLAAAVVVNSTLIHAKKPADHVFHIVTDKLNYAAMRMWFLVNPPVKAAIQVQKIDDFTWLNSSYSPVLKQLASQFMINYYFHTPQNKPDKNPKFRNPKYLSILNHLRFYLPEIFPKLNKVLFVDDDIVVQQDLSPLWSVDLKGRVNGAVKTCGEVFHRFDRYLNFSNPLIAKKFNRRACGWAYGMNMFDLSEWRRQNITAVYHYWQEQNEHRLLWKLGTLPAGLVTFWNNTFPLDRSWHLLGLGYKRNVNPMDIERAAVIHYNGNLKPWLEVGLPKYRSYWSKYVNFDHAFIRECNIHP comes from the exons ATGGCcgcggcgcggcggtggcggcgaaaATGTAGGACGCGGGACGCAGTGCTGGCGCTGCTCATCGCCTCGGTGCTCGCGCCTCTCGCGCTCTACAGCGGCGCACCCATCTCCCCCTTCTCCGGCCCCGCCC TGACCGGGAGCGCCTTCGACCGTGATCCCTCCAATTTG ATTTCTCGGAATGAGGCGGGGAAGCGCCTGAACGCTCTGCCGCAG GACACATTTGATCCTGTACCGAAGGCTGCATCGGATACAGGAGCGAACAATGTAGGCAATCAGGGCACTCAACTGGGACAGAACGGTGGAATTCAGCAAGTTGTCATGGGAAGCAATATAGAGATGCCAGGTGAATCCAGGGGTAGTAAGGACGGCGGTGTGCGCAGTGTAGAAGAGGCGAAGGTGTCGTCACATGATACGAGTATTACTCCGGAGGAGGGTGCTCAGCTCACTAAACAGAGTGGCCTGACCAATTTTGGTGCAGCAGGGGATAACAAAGTTCGTGCAATGCACAATGCTGGAGATCTAAATGCCCATTTGGACAAG AATGATGAAAAATCATCTCAGCAAATTACAGACTCTACGTCAAAAGAGTCTGGTGCAATGATAACTAGTAGTAATACTAGTTATTCCCCAACTTCTTCAGATAAGACGGTACTTGTTCTTAAGGACCAGTTGAGAAGAGCGAGAAGATACATTGGATTTTTACCTTCTAGAGGCAATCATGGGTTTGTAAAGGATCTCCGAAGAAGGATGAGGGATATCCAGCAAGCACTGAGTGGTACAACCATCGATAGGCAGTTACCAAAGAA TGTCCATAAAAAAATTAGAGCGATGGAATCGATATTAACAAAGATCAAACAAGTCCATGATAACTGTGCAGCTGCTATTGATAAGCTACAAACAAACCTTcactggacagagaaccagctcgaGGCTAACAAGCAAGAGGCTACCTACACAGCACAGGTAGCAGCTAAAGCTCTGCCAAAGAGGCTTCATTGTCTTGCACTGCGGCTTACAAATGAGTACTATACATCCAGTTCCAAAAATAGGCATTTTCCATATCAAGACAAGTTGGAAGATCCGCAACTACATCACTATGCATTATTCTCTGACAATGTACTTGCCGCCGCTGTGGTTGTGAACTCAACTCTTATACATGCTAAG AAACCAGCAGACCATGTCTTCCATATTGTGACTGATAAGCTTAACTATGCTGCAATgaggatgtggtttttggtgaatcCCCCGGTTAAAGCTGCTATTCAGGTTCAGAAAATTGACGACTTTACATGGCTAAATTCGAGCTACAGTCCAGTTTTGAAGCAACTGGCGTCCCAGTTCATGATCAACTACTACTTCCATACTCCACAGAATAAACCTGATAAAAATCCCAAGTTCCGGAACCCCAAGTACCTGTCAATTCTCAATCACCTGAGGTTTTATCTTCCTGAGATCTTCCCAAAACTTAACAAGGTGTTATTTGTCGATGATGACATTGTAGTCCAGCAGGACTTAAGTCCACTTTGGTCGGTAGATCTCAAAGGCAGGGTTAATGGTGCTGTCAAAACCTGTGGTGAGGTTTTCCATAGGTTTGATAGGTACCTCAACTTCTCAAACCCTCTTATCGCCAAGAAGTTTAACCGACGTGCATGTGGGTGGGCATATGGCATGAACATGTTTGATTTGTCTGAGTGGAGAAGGCAGAATATTACTGCTGTGTATCACTACTGGCAAGAACAG aatgaacatagactgttATGGAAGTTAGGAACACTCCCTGCTGGCCTGGTGACATTCTGGAACAACACCTTCCCTCTCGATCGCTCATGGCATCTCTTGGGCTTAGGATACAAGCGGAATGTCAACCCAATGGATATCGAGCGGGCTGCAGTCATACACTACAACGGAAATCTGAAACCTTGGCTTGAGGTTGGGTTGCCAAAATACCGCAGTTACTGGTCCAAGTATGTCAATTTCGATCACGCGTTCATAAGGGAGTGCAACATACATCCATGA
- the LOC119338309 gene encoding probable galacturonosyltransferase 4 isoform X2, giving the protein MAAARRWRRKCRTRDAVLALLIASVLAPLALYSGAPISPFSGPALTGSAFDRDPSNLISRNEAGKRLNALPQDTFDPVPKAASDTGANNVGNQGTQLGQNGGIQQVVMGSNIEMPGESRGSKDGGVRSVEEAKVSSHDTSITPEEGAQLTKQSGLTNFGAAGDNKVRAMHNAGDLNAHLDKNDEKSSQQITDSTSKESGAMITSSNTSYSPTSSDKTVLVLKDQLRRARRYIGFLPSRGNHGFVKDLRRRMRDIQQALSGTTIDRQLPKNVHKKIRAMESILTKIKQVHDNCAAAIDKLQTNLHWTENQLEANKQEATYTAQKPADHVFHIVTDKLNYAAMRMWFLVNPPVKAAIQVQKIDDFTWLNSSYSPVLKQLASQFMINYYFHTPQNKPDKNPKFRNPKYLSILNHLRFYLPEIFPKLNKVLFVDDDIVVQQDLSPLWSVDLKGRVNGAVKTCGEVFHRFDRYLNFSNPLIAKKFNRRACGWAYGMNMFDLSEWRRQNITAVYHYWQEQNEHRLLWKLGTLPAGLVTFWNNTFPLDRSWHLLGLGYKRNVNPMDIERAAVIHYNGNLKPWLEVGLPKYRSYWSKYVNFDHAFIRECNIHP; this is encoded by the exons ATGGCcgcggcgcggcggtggcggcgaaaATGTAGGACGCGGGACGCAGTGCTGGCGCTGCTCATCGCCTCGGTGCTCGCGCCTCTCGCGCTCTACAGCGGCGCACCCATCTCCCCCTTCTCCGGCCCCGCCC TGACCGGGAGCGCCTTCGACCGTGATCCCTCCAATTTG ATTTCTCGGAATGAGGCGGGGAAGCGCCTGAACGCTCTGCCGCAG GACACATTTGATCCTGTACCGAAGGCTGCATCGGATACAGGAGCGAACAATGTAGGCAATCAGGGCACTCAACTGGGACAGAACGGTGGAATTCAGCAAGTTGTCATGGGAAGCAATATAGAGATGCCAGGTGAATCCAGGGGTAGTAAGGACGGCGGTGTGCGCAGTGTAGAAGAGGCGAAGGTGTCGTCACATGATACGAGTATTACTCCGGAGGAGGGTGCTCAGCTCACTAAACAGAGTGGCCTGACCAATTTTGGTGCAGCAGGGGATAACAAAGTTCGTGCAATGCACAATGCTGGAGATCTAAATGCCCATTTGGACAAG AATGATGAAAAATCATCTCAGCAAATTACAGACTCTACGTCAAAAGAGTCTGGTGCAATGATAACTAGTAGTAATACTAGTTATTCCCCAACTTCTTCAGATAAGACGGTACTTGTTCTTAAGGACCAGTTGAGAAGAGCGAGAAGATACATTGGATTTTTACCTTCTAGAGGCAATCATGGGTTTGTAAAGGATCTCCGAAGAAGGATGAGGGATATCCAGCAAGCACTGAGTGGTACAACCATCGATAGGCAGTTACCAAAGAA TGTCCATAAAAAAATTAGAGCGATGGAATCGATATTAACAAAGATCAAACAAGTCCATGATAACTGTGCAGCTGCTATTGATAAGCTACAAACAAACCTTcactggacagagaaccagctcgaGGCTAACAAGCAAGAGGCTACCTACACAGCACAG AAACCAGCAGACCATGTCTTCCATATTGTGACTGATAAGCTTAACTATGCTGCAATgaggatgtggtttttggtgaatcCCCCGGTTAAAGCTGCTATTCAGGTTCAGAAAATTGACGACTTTACATGGCTAAATTCGAGCTACAGTCCAGTTTTGAAGCAACTGGCGTCCCAGTTCATGATCAACTACTACTTCCATACTCCACAGAATAAACCTGATAAAAATCCCAAGTTCCGGAACCCCAAGTACCTGTCAATTCTCAATCACCTGAGGTTTTATCTTCCTGAGATCTTCCCAAAACTTAACAAGGTGTTATTTGTCGATGATGACATTGTAGTCCAGCAGGACTTAAGTCCACTTTGGTCGGTAGATCTCAAAGGCAGGGTTAATGGTGCTGTCAAAACCTGTGGTGAGGTTTTCCATAGGTTTGATAGGTACCTCAACTTCTCAAACCCTCTTATCGCCAAGAAGTTTAACCGACGTGCATGTGGGTGGGCATATGGCATGAACATGTTTGATTTGTCTGAGTGGAGAAGGCAGAATATTACTGCTGTGTATCACTACTGGCAAGAACAG aatgaacatagactgttATGGAAGTTAGGAACACTCCCTGCTGGCCTGGTGACATTCTGGAACAACACCTTCCCTCTCGATCGCTCATGGCATCTCTTGGGCTTAGGATACAAGCGGAATGTCAACCCAATGGATATCGAGCGGGCTGCAGTCATACACTACAACGGAAATCTGAAACCTTGGCTTGAGGTTGGGTTGCCAAAATACCGCAGTTACTGGTCCAAGTATGTCAATTTCGATCACGCGTTCATAAGGGAGTGCAACATACATCCATGA